In Arthrobacter sp. StoSoilB5, one genomic interval encodes:
- a CDS encoding hexose kinase has translation MTGPAAARIVTVTPNPAIDMTYTVQGITGGASHRVPTPISRAGGKGLNVARVVHQLGHPVLAIAPTGGAAGQTLAAELWTSGVPHTLVAVAAETRRSIALVDTVAGETSIFNEEGQALLPDDWRSLSAAVVKAVSGGDGEAPAAVLVGSGSLPPGAPADFYPSLVRLAHDAGIPAIIDTSGPGIIAAAQAGADVLKPNHHELAEATGEVGLEAAALSLINMGARTVLVSAGADGMLAFDHAAPGGYWSARLPEPLSGNPTGAGDAGVAAAAVALAKGITEPREILRKATAWSAAAVLMPAAGEISPRYQELEEQLIVTWKETR, from the coding sequence ATGACCGGCCCCGCCGCAGCCCGCATTGTCACGGTGACGCCCAACCCGGCCATCGACATGACGTACACCGTCCAAGGAATCACCGGGGGCGCCAGCCATCGGGTCCCCACGCCCATCAGCCGCGCCGGTGGCAAGGGACTCAATGTAGCCCGCGTGGTTCATCAGCTCGGCCACCCCGTGCTTGCCATTGCGCCTACGGGCGGCGCCGCGGGACAAACCCTGGCTGCAGAACTTTGGACGAGCGGCGTGCCGCACACCTTGGTGGCCGTCGCCGCCGAGACCCGCCGCAGCATCGCGCTCGTCGACACCGTTGCCGGCGAAACATCCATCTTCAACGAGGAAGGCCAAGCCCTCCTGCCGGACGATTGGCGCTCGCTGTCTGCCGCCGTCGTCAAGGCAGTAAGCGGCGGTGACGGAGAAGCTCCCGCCGCTGTGCTGGTGGGTTCGGGCAGCCTGCCGCCAGGTGCGCCCGCCGACTTCTACCCGTCTCTGGTACGCCTGGCGCACGACGCCGGGATCCCCGCCATCATCGACACTTCCGGCCCGGGCATCATCGCCGCGGCACAAGCCGGTGCCGACGTCCTCAAGCCCAATCACCATGAGCTGGCGGAAGCCACCGGGGAGGTCGGCCTCGAAGCCGCTGCGCTCTCGCTGATCAACATGGGCGCACGCACGGTCCTTGTGAGCGCCGGTGCTGACGGAATGCTCGCCTTCGACCACGCAGCACCCGGTGGGTACTGGAGTGCCCGCCTCCCCGAGCCGCTGAGCGGCAACCCCACAGGGGCGGGCGACGCCGGAGTGGCGGCTGCCGCCGTCGCCCTCGCCAAAGGCATCACCGAGCCTCGCGAAATTCTTCGCAAGGCCACCGCCTGGTCCGCGGCCGCGGTGCTCATGCCCGCCGCTGGCGAGATCTCGCCGAGGTACCAGGAACTTGAAGAACAACTGATCGTGACATGGAAGGAGACCCGATGA
- a CDS encoding SIS domain-containing protein has product MSENTLGAFMEEELVSQPEVWQRAIEQAGAETLLPADGKRIAVIGCGTSWFMAQSYAAARESAGKGVTDAFAASEAFLNSNSADRQYDAVVAITRSGTTTEVLEILAELKGIVPTVAIIGDTSSPIVDLADAVIGLPYADERSVVQTRFATTALVYLLSSLGIGLKQAIEDAKDAVTGPVAQELLDAEQFTFLGTGWTVGLAHEAGLKMREAVQGWTESYPAMEYRHGPISIAAPGRVTWLFGAQPEGLDKDMAATGALYIHTDKHPLAELARVHKVTLERARVRGLNPDLPRNLTRSVILDASA; this is encoded by the coding sequence ATGAGCGAGAACACACTGGGCGCCTTCATGGAGGAAGAGCTGGTTTCACAGCCCGAGGTCTGGCAGCGTGCCATCGAGCAGGCCGGTGCCGAGACGTTGCTTCCCGCTGACGGTAAGCGCATTGCCGTCATTGGCTGCGGCACTTCCTGGTTCATGGCACAGAGCTACGCAGCCGCCCGCGAATCCGCGGGCAAAGGCGTGACGGATGCCTTTGCGGCGTCGGAGGCGTTCCTGAACAGCAACAGTGCGGATCGCCAGTACGACGCCGTTGTGGCTATCACGCGGTCCGGCACCACCACCGAGGTGCTGGAGATCCTGGCCGAGCTGAAGGGCATCGTCCCCACCGTTGCGATCATTGGCGATACGTCGTCGCCAATCGTGGACCTGGCCGACGCCGTGATCGGTCTCCCATACGCAGATGAACGTTCCGTCGTGCAGACCCGCTTCGCAACTACGGCCTTGGTGTACTTACTCTCCAGCCTTGGGATTGGCCTCAAGCAGGCTATCGAAGACGCCAAGGACGCAGTGACGGGCCCCGTTGCGCAGGAACTCCTGGACGCCGAACAGTTCACGTTCCTTGGGACCGGCTGGACTGTAGGCCTGGCGCACGAGGCTGGCTTGAAGATGCGCGAAGCCGTCCAAGGGTGGACCGAATCCTACCCCGCGATGGAATACCGGCACGGTCCGATCTCCATCGCGGCGCCCGGACGCGTGACCTGGTTGTTCGGCGCGCAGCCTGAAGGCCTGGACAAGGATATGGCCGCCACGGGGGCGCTGTACATCCACACGGACAAGCACCCTCTTGCTGAACTGGCACGCGTCCACAAGGTGACCTTGGAACGTGCCCGTGTCCGCGGCCTCAATCCGGACTTGCCCCGGAACCTGACGCGTTCCGTCATTCTCGACGCCTCCGCCTAG
- a CDS encoding ROK family protein yields the protein MVLGAAEAAVLAFDVGGTDIKAGLVDPAGNVLGMRRVPTPLDAARPAEAILDRLAGLAEELGVEFPDIPAKAAGVIVPGIVDSVEGVGIYSANLGWRNFPFTAEAEKRLGLPVAFDHDVRSAAAVEHAFGGSKEFDDVVVMVVGTGIAAAVFSGGVAVTAGGFAGELGHAQVPDPDAGPNSTGMTILEAVGSAGAIAKRYCAHSRTTVDGARDVLLRAQSGDAVAARVWADAVDALAFTICQCVNIIGTEAVVIGGGLAEAGENLLEPLRTRVDQILDFQRRPRLIQAQLGQDAGLLGAALNARALLDGAR from the coding sequence ATGGTTCTCGGAGCCGCTGAAGCTGCAGTGTTGGCCTTCGACGTGGGTGGTACCGACATCAAAGCAGGGCTGGTGGATCCCGCCGGCAACGTGCTGGGCATGCGCCGCGTCCCCACGCCCTTGGACGCAGCACGCCCTGCCGAGGCAATTCTTGATCGCCTCGCAGGGTTGGCTGAAGAACTTGGCGTCGAGTTCCCGGACATCCCCGCCAAAGCAGCGGGCGTCATCGTCCCCGGCATCGTGGATTCCGTGGAAGGAGTCGGGATCTACTCGGCGAACCTCGGGTGGCGAAATTTCCCGTTCACCGCTGAAGCAGAGAAGAGGCTCGGCCTTCCCGTGGCCTTCGATCACGATGTCCGCTCCGCCGCGGCAGTGGAACACGCTTTTGGTGGATCCAAGGAATTCGACGACGTCGTGGTCATGGTGGTGGGCACTGGTATTGCCGCTGCGGTCTTCTCAGGGGGTGTGGCCGTCACCGCTGGTGGTTTCGCTGGTGAGCTCGGCCATGCCCAGGTACCGGACCCCGACGCCGGCCCGAATAGCACCGGAATGACCATTCTCGAAGCCGTGGGTTCAGCAGGCGCCATTGCCAAGCGCTACTGCGCGCACTCCCGGACTACGGTGGACGGCGCCCGCGATGTCCTGCTGCGGGCCCAATCCGGAGATGCCGTTGCTGCGCGCGTTTGGGCGGACGCCGTGGACGCCCTTGCCTTCACCATATGCCAGTGCGTAAACATCATCGGCACTGAAGCGGTGGTGATTGGGGGAGGCCTGGCTGAAGCAGGCGAGAACCTCCTCGAACCACTCCGCACACGGGTTGACCAGATCCTGGACTTCCAACGACGTCCACGCCTTATCCAAGCCCAGCTTGGCCAGGACGCCGGGCTCCTCGGCGCGGCACTAAACGCCCGGGCGCTCTTGGATGGTGCGCGATGA